The sequence below is a genomic window from Streptomyces sp. NBC_00582.
TGGGGTGGGTTGCTGTGGGGGGTGTCACTCGCGACTGCCCGCGGTTCAACGGGTTTTCAGGGGCGCGGGGAACTGAGCCCCCACTCGGCCGCTCCCGGGACTCAGCCCTTGACCGCCCCCGTCAGCATCCCCTTCTTGAAGTGCTTCTGGACGAACGGGGACAGGACGGCCACCGGCAGCAACGCCATCACCATCACGGCCATCTGCACGGCCAGCCCGGACAGCTCACCGGTCTTGATGGCCTGCCCCAGCCCCACCGGGGCCTCCTGCTTCTGCACGAGCTGGATCATGACGTTCTGCAGCGGCATCATGTCCTGGTCGTTGAGGTACAGCGACGCGTTGAACCAGGCGCTCCAGTACCCGACCGCGTAGAACAGCGTGATGACCGCCAGCACCGCCCGCGACAGCGGCATGACGATCTGCCACAGGATCCGGAAGTCCCCGGCCCCGTCGATCCGCGCGCTGTCGATCAGTTCCTGCGAGATCCCCATGAAGAACCCCCGCAGGACCAGGATGTTGAAGACGCTGACCGCGCTGGGCAGGATCAGCGCCAGATAGGTGTCGGTCAGCCCCATGGACTGCACCAGCAGATACGTCGGGATCAGACCCGCGCTGAAGAACAT
It includes:
- a CDS encoding carbohydrate ABC transporter permease, encoding MSTALEKTRPWSAPPRPAWEEEPSRAGLAGKGLVLTLACLGILFPIWIVVVTSLSSRRTIDEAGGLVMIPKGITFVAYRELLSGGQVTRATVISVLITLVGTLFSMTVSVLCAYGLSRTGSLGHRWLLLVLLATMFFSAGLIPTYLLVQSMGLTDTYLALILPSAVSVFNILVLRGFFMGISQELIDSARIDGAGDFRILWQIVMPLSRAVLAVITLFYAVGYWSAWFNASLYLNDQDMMPLQNVMIQLVQKQEAPVGLGQAIKTGELSGLAVQMAVMVMALLPVAVLSPFVQKHFKKGMLTGAVKG